A genomic region of Castor canadensis chromosome 16, mCasCan1.hap1v2, whole genome shotgun sequence contains the following coding sequences:
- the Klk15 gene encoding kallikrein-15 isoform X2, whose translation MWLFLTFFLLASAAQDGDKLLEGEECVPHSQPWQVALFEHGRFNCGASLISPRWVLSAAHCQTRFMKVHLGEHNLRKRDGPEQLRSVSRVIPHPRYEARSHRHDVMLLQLARPVHLTPQVRPVALPTRCPRPGEACVVSGWGLVSDNEPGTTGSPTSQVNLPDTLHCANISIISDASCDKDYPGRIGNTMVCAGVQGGGTDSCEGDSGGPLVCKGALQGIVSWGDVPCDTTTKPGVYTKVCHYLEWIRETMKSN comes from the exons ATGTGGCTTTTCCTCACCTTCTTCCTGCTGGCGTCTGCAG CCCAGGATGGTGACAAGCTGTTGGAAGGTGAGGAGTGTGTGCCCCACTCCCAGCCATGGCAAGTGGCCCTCTTCGAGCATGGACGCTTCAACTGTGGGGCCTCCCTCATCTCACCACGCTGGGTGCTGTCTGCTGCACACTGCCAAACCCG CTTCATGAAAGTACACCTAGGTGAGCACAACCTGCGCAAGCGCGATGGCCCAGAGCAACTGCGGTCTGTATCTCGCGTCATCCCCCATCCACGCTATGAGGCGCGCAGCCACCGCCATGATGTCATGTTGCTTCAGCTAGCGCGGCCTGTGCACCTGACCCCCCAGGTGCGCCCCGTGGCTCTGCCTACGCGCTGTCCCCGCCCTGGCGAGGCCTGTGTGGTATCTGGCTGGGGCCTGGTATCAGACAATGAGCCCGGGACCACAGGAAGCCCCACGTCACAAG TGAATCTCCCAGACACACTGCATTGTGCCAACATCAGCATTATCTCCGATGCATCCTGTGACAAGGACTACCCAGGACGCATAGGGAACACCATGGTGTGTGCAGGAGTCCAGGGAGGAGGCACCGACTCCTGTGAG GGTGACTCTGGGGGACCTCTGGTCTGTAAGGGTGCCCTGCAGGGAATTGTGTCCTGGGGTGATGTCCCTTGTGACACCACCACCAAGCCTGGTGTCTACACCAAAGTCTGCCACTACTTGGAGTGGATCAGGGAGACCATGAAGAGCAACTGA
- the Klk15 gene encoding kallikrein-15 isoform X1: MLLEDLKGPRFQLSPGPSSTMWLFLTFFLLASAAQDGDKLLEGEECVPHSQPWQVALFEHGRFNCGASLISPRWVLSAAHCQTRFMKVHLGEHNLRKRDGPEQLRSVSRVIPHPRYEARSHRHDVMLLQLARPVHLTPQVRPVALPTRCPRPGEACVVSGWGLVSDNEPGTTGSPTSQVNLPDTLHCANISIISDASCDKDYPGRIGNTMVCAGVQGGGTDSCEGDSGGPLVCKGALQGIVSWGDVPCDTTTKPGVYTKVCHYLEWIRETMKSN; encoded by the exons ATGCTGCTGGAGGATCTGAAGGGG CCTAGATTTCAACTGAGCCCTGGTCCCTCCTCAACAATGTGGCTTTTCCTCACCTTCTTCCTGCTGGCGTCTGCAG CCCAGGATGGTGACAAGCTGTTGGAAGGTGAGGAGTGTGTGCCCCACTCCCAGCCATGGCAAGTGGCCCTCTTCGAGCATGGACGCTTCAACTGTGGGGCCTCCCTCATCTCACCACGCTGGGTGCTGTCTGCTGCACACTGCCAAACCCG CTTCATGAAAGTACACCTAGGTGAGCACAACCTGCGCAAGCGCGATGGCCCAGAGCAACTGCGGTCTGTATCTCGCGTCATCCCCCATCCACGCTATGAGGCGCGCAGCCACCGCCATGATGTCATGTTGCTTCAGCTAGCGCGGCCTGTGCACCTGACCCCCCAGGTGCGCCCCGTGGCTCTGCCTACGCGCTGTCCCCGCCCTGGCGAGGCCTGTGTGGTATCTGGCTGGGGCCTGGTATCAGACAATGAGCCCGGGACCACAGGAAGCCCCACGTCACAAG TGAATCTCCCAGACACACTGCATTGTGCCAACATCAGCATTATCTCCGATGCATCCTGTGACAAGGACTACCCAGGACGCATAGGGAACACCATGGTGTGTGCAGGAGTCCAGGGAGGAGGCACCGACTCCTGTGAG GGTGACTCTGGGGGACCTCTGGTCTGTAAGGGTGCCCTGCAGGGAATTGTGTCCTGGGGTGATGTCCCTTGTGACACCACCACCAAGCCTGGTGTCTACACCAAAGTCTGCCACTACTTGGAGTGGATCAGGGAGACCATGAAGAGCAACTGA